One Denticeps clupeoides chromosome 10, fDenClu1.1, whole genome shotgun sequence genomic window carries:
- the pard6b gene encoding partitioning defective 6 homolog beta isoform X1, giving the protein MNRNPREPSAVEVKSKFGAEFRRFSLDRSKPGKFDEFYGLLQHVHRIPNVDLLVGYADVHGDLLPINNDGNYHKAITTAAPLLRLFLQRKEEADYSAFGTESLTRKKTPAALAAVLLRPDGNRKKPPIIISLPQDFRPVSSIIDVDILPETHRRVRLYKHGQEKPLGFYIRDGSSVRVTPQGLEKVPGIFISRLVPGGLAESTGLLAVNDEVLEVNGIEVAGKSLDQVTDMMIANSHNLIITVKPANQRNNIVRRGGRDASGSSGRSSDSGTSFYMASNAIAMTPSHIIQNFRPEEEEDSEDEEDLVIEGGGAAIPIGHVAASAGVTCSMPSLPRYEPHLNLRTSNGGMAASASMDTVSHKDQDMEVQAVARRSLEEDGTVITL; this is encoded by the exons ATGAACCGGAACCCCCGAGAGCCGAGCGCCGTGGAGGTGAAGAGCAAG TTCGGAGCGGAGTTCCGACGTTTCTCCCTGGACCGCTCCAAACCTGGAAAGTTTGATGAGTTTTACGGCCTGCTTCAGCACGTGCACCGGATCCCCAACGTTGACCTGCTGGTGGGATATGCTGATGTGCACGGAGACCTGCTTCCAATCAACAATGATGGCAACTACCACAAGGCCATCACCACGGCAGCGCCGCTGCTCCGCCTCTTCCTGCAACGCAAAG AAGAGGCCGATTACTCAGCATTTGGTACGGAATCTCTGACACGTAAGAAGACGCCAGCAGCTTTAGCGGCGGTTCTCCTGCGACCTGATGGCAACAGGAAGAAGCCACCCATCATCATAAGCCTCCCGCAAGATTTCCGGCCGGTGTCGTCCATCATCGATGTGGACATCCTGCCAGAGACACACCGGCGTGTACGTCTCTACAAACATGGGCAGGAGAAGCCACTGGGCTTCTACATCCGCGACGGCTCCAGTGTGCGCGTCACCCCCCAAGGCCTGGAGAAGGTCCCTGGCATCTTCATTTCCCGCCTCGTGCCGGGGGGGCTGGCAGAGAGCACCGGGCTACTGGCCGTCAACGATGAAGTGCTGGAGGTCAACGGCATCGAGGTGGCCGGCAAGTCGCTGGATCAGGTGACGGACATGATGATCGCCAACAGTCACAACTTGATCATAACGGTAAAGCCGGCCAATCAGCGCAACAACATTGTCCGCAGAGGAGGCAGGGACGCGTCAGGCAGCTCTGGACGCTCCTCAGACAGTGGAACCAGCTTCTACATGGCCTCCAACGCCATAGCGATGACCCCATCCCACATTATCCAGAACTTCCgtcctgaggaggaggaggacagcgaggaCGAGGAGGACCTGGTGATCGAGGGAGGTGGTGCGGCCATCCCCATTGGCCATGTTGCAGCCAGTGCCGGTGTAACCTGCAGCATGCCGTCTCTCCCTCGATATGAGCCCCACCTTAACCTGCGGACCTCCAACGGCGGCATGGCTGCCAGTGCGAGCATGGACACAGTCAGTCACAAGGACCAGGACATGGAGGTCCAGGCAGTGGCGAGGCGGAGCTTAGAGGAAGATGGCACAGTGATCACACTGTAG
- the pard6b gene encoding partitioning defective 6 homolog beta isoform X2, whose translation MNRNPREPSAVEFGAEFRRFSLDRSKPGKFDEFYGLLQHVHRIPNVDLLVGYADVHGDLLPINNDGNYHKAITTAAPLLRLFLQRKEEADYSAFGTESLTRKKTPAALAAVLLRPDGNRKKPPIIISLPQDFRPVSSIIDVDILPETHRRVRLYKHGQEKPLGFYIRDGSSVRVTPQGLEKVPGIFISRLVPGGLAESTGLLAVNDEVLEVNGIEVAGKSLDQVTDMMIANSHNLIITVKPANQRNNIVRRGGRDASGSSGRSSDSGTSFYMASNAIAMTPSHIIQNFRPEEEEDSEDEEDLVIEGGGAAIPIGHVAASAGVTCSMPSLPRYEPHLNLRTSNGGMAASASMDTVSHKDQDMEVQAVARRSLEEDGTVITL comes from the exons ATGAACCGGAACCCCCGAGAGCCGAGCGCCGTGGAG TTCGGAGCGGAGTTCCGACGTTTCTCCCTGGACCGCTCCAAACCTGGAAAGTTTGATGAGTTTTACGGCCTGCTTCAGCACGTGCACCGGATCCCCAACGTTGACCTGCTGGTGGGATATGCTGATGTGCACGGAGACCTGCTTCCAATCAACAATGATGGCAACTACCACAAGGCCATCACCACGGCAGCGCCGCTGCTCCGCCTCTTCCTGCAACGCAAAG AAGAGGCCGATTACTCAGCATTTGGTACGGAATCTCTGACACGTAAGAAGACGCCAGCAGCTTTAGCGGCGGTTCTCCTGCGACCTGATGGCAACAGGAAGAAGCCACCCATCATCATAAGCCTCCCGCAAGATTTCCGGCCGGTGTCGTCCATCATCGATGTGGACATCCTGCCAGAGACACACCGGCGTGTACGTCTCTACAAACATGGGCAGGAGAAGCCACTGGGCTTCTACATCCGCGACGGCTCCAGTGTGCGCGTCACCCCCCAAGGCCTGGAGAAGGTCCCTGGCATCTTCATTTCCCGCCTCGTGCCGGGGGGGCTGGCAGAGAGCACCGGGCTACTGGCCGTCAACGATGAAGTGCTGGAGGTCAACGGCATCGAGGTGGCCGGCAAGTCGCTGGATCAGGTGACGGACATGATGATCGCCAACAGTCACAACTTGATCATAACGGTAAAGCCGGCCAATCAGCGCAACAACATTGTCCGCAGAGGAGGCAGGGACGCGTCAGGCAGCTCTGGACGCTCCTCAGACAGTGGAACCAGCTTCTACATGGCCTCCAACGCCATAGCGATGACCCCATCCCACATTATCCAGAACTTCCgtcctgaggaggaggaggacagcgaggaCGAGGAGGACCTGGTGATCGAGGGAGGTGGTGCGGCCATCCCCATTGGCCATGTTGCAGCCAGTGCCGGTGTAACCTGCAGCATGCCGTCTCTCCCTCGATATGAGCCCCACCTTAACCTGCGGACCTCCAACGGCGGCATGGCTGCCAGTGCGAGCATGGACACAGTCAGTCACAAGGACCAGGACATGGAGGTCCAGGCAGTGGCGAGGCGGAGCTTAGAGGAAGATGGCACAGTGATCACACTGTAG